Proteins encoded within one genomic window of Deltaproteobacteria bacterium:
- a CDS encoding pentapeptide repeat-containing protein, giving the protein MNRISKAEFLDRVAKSTALTGDHLASVTLEDLEIAGDALQGAVFDHVHFLNCRFDGANLGELHFQFCHFENCSFVGSTLRSWQCTSSRFSACRMDEAMVAAGHIETCLFDRCRAPRIMFERVELVTNVWRDCELEEVCATGVGLAMTIFDHCVMPKANFLGANLMACVFSGSDLTSADLRRANLMCADLSDAKLDGAQISLANALGATVWRCSLQNVDLKDVTWDNIVGEPAEPVQPDQ; this is encoded by the coding sequence ATGAATCGGATTTCCAAAGCCGAATTCCTCGACCGTGTGGCGAAATCGACTGCGCTGACCGGCGACCATCTCGCCAGCGTGACACTTGAGGATCTCGAGATCGCCGGCGACGCACTGCAGGGCGCCGTGTTCGACCACGTCCATTTTCTCAATTGCCGGTTCGACGGCGCAAACCTCGGCGAACTCCATTTTCAGTTCTGTCACTTCGAAAATTGCTCCTTCGTGGGATCGACGCTGCGCTCGTGGCAGTGCACGTCGTCGCGCTTCTCGGCGTGCCGGATGGACGAGGCCATGGTCGCGGCGGGTCATATTGAGACATGTCTGTTCGACCGCTGCCGCGCTCCCCGGATCATGTTCGAACGCGTGGAACTCGTGACGAACGTCTGGCGCGACTGCGAACTCGAAGAGGTGTGCGCGACGGGTGTCGGTCTCGCCATGACCATCTTCGATCACTGCGTGATGCCCAAGGCGAATTTTCTCGGCGCGAATCTGATGGCGTGCGTCTTTTCGGGAAGCGATTTGACGTCGGCCGATCTGCGCCGCGCCAACCTGATGTGCGCCGACCTCTCCGACGCGAAGCTCGATGGAGCGCAGATATCCCTCGCCAACGCACTCGGTGCGACCGTTTGGCGGTGTTCGCTTCAGAATGTCGATTTGAAGGACGTCACGTGGGACAACATCGTGGGCGAACCCGCCGAACCGGTTCAGCCGGACCAGTAA
- a CDS encoding SPASM domain-containing protein has protein sequence MTPTARAYAHVARAIVKNIHDRPGLPRSAHLIPTWRCDLKCATCKVWRKTSFDDELDTETWRGVIRKLRCLDIVKIIGGEPFARPDLAEICETVFDEIDPWLVQITSAGTRTDEILGFLDRVGRPGLQLRISLDGFEDSYRKLRGAPEAFRAVNRTLQEAAALSEKRGFTLGVNFCVTDESVDDLPDMIAYCRDLGVDCVPGIAVKPFLEHVEDWSTVEHKVLMATNVEKISAALADARIGAKEGMGWLVRKYLRGANERVYRDRLQDGSGRRFRCREVRDLAYILPNADVVICGLRYDPVGSLRTRSIEEIWNSPEAMSARGVVDACPGCNQASTEILSRLYTGYWSG, from the coding sequence ATGACTCCCACCGCGCGGGCTTACGCGCACGTGGCGCGGGCGATCGTGAAGAACATCCACGACCGCCCCGGACTGCCGCGCTCGGCGCACCTGATTCCCACGTGGCGCTGCGACCTGAAATGCGCGACGTGCAAGGTTTGGCGCAAGACGTCGTTCGACGATGAACTCGACACCGAGACGTGGCGCGGCGTGATTCGCAAACTGCGTTGCCTCGATATTGTGAAGATCATCGGCGGAGAGCCGTTTGCCCGGCCCGACCTCGCCGAAATCTGCGAAACCGTGTTCGACGAGATCGACCCGTGGCTCGTGCAGATCACGTCGGCCGGCACGCGGACCGACGAAATCCTGGGCTTTCTGGACCGCGTGGGCCGTCCCGGCTTGCAACTGCGCATCAGTCTCGACGGATTCGAGGACTCGTATCGCAAATTGCGCGGCGCGCCCGAGGCGTTTCGCGCCGTGAATCGCACGCTGCAGGAAGCGGCGGCGCTATCCGAAAAACGCGGTTTCACCCTCGGCGTGAATTTCTGCGTGACCGACGAATCCGTCGACGATCTGCCGGACATGATCGCGTATTGCCGCGACCTCGGGGTGGACTGCGTGCCGGGGATCGCGGTGAAACCGTTTCTCGAACACGTCGAAGACTGGTCCACTGTCGAACACAAAGTGCTCATGGCGACGAATGTCGAAAAGATATCCGCGGCGCTCGCCGACGCGCGCATCGGCGCGAAAGAAGGGATGGGGTGGCTCGTGCGCAAGTACCTGCGCGGGGCAAACGAGCGCGTCTATCGCGACCGACTCCAGGACGGTTCGGGGCGTCGGTTTCGCTGCCGGGAGGTGCGGGACCTCGCGTACATCCTGCCGAACGCCGACGTCGTCATCTGCGGACTGCGTTACGATCCCGTGGGGAGTCTGCGGACGCGGTCGATCGAGGAGATCTGGAATTCACCCGAGGCCATGAGCGCGCGCGGCGTGGTCGATGCCTGCCCGGGGTGCAATCAGGCTTCGACCGAAATCCTCTCACGTCTTTACACGGGTTACTGGTCCGGCTGA
- a CDS encoding B12-binding domain-containing radical SAM protein, with protein sequence MARKSPKFALITPYGTENNGLRMLSAVIAREGFDAHTIFFKIWRNNDVVAPTRVERELLYAHLERIRPDVVGIGFGSPYLRLVAQMSREIKARLGVPIVVGGIHPTFAQEDCVDFADGVAVGEGEQIMAQLARRTADGDDWRGIAGLRLPGDPETRPAPLIRDLDSLPFLDYASENKVTIDGRDVIPGEPYAKLGIVRLHASRGCPYVCSYCYNASLADVYGKRVPFRRRSVDSVLAEIRHAKTHLRAMRRIKFDDDTFIFPRSWIEEFCDKYPREVGLPFDVMLNPESIRAADVEDLARAGLKGIQIGVEAASEEEAAMYERKDSRRTVLEFAEQSRRLGLQVNYDIILDNPMATGQDRRAMIDLLTAMPKPIRVYLYSLNAFPKSGVHETLIDAGAMSDAEIESRSQKTFRQFRATFDWPRSRDDRAHMALAALAAKPFVPSSWVRRAARSRFLTRRPGLLVAAARATDLIRLYGIGFERLLHGEVTWAKVREYGSFRRLLTQ encoded by the coding sequence GTGGCGCGCAAATCGCCCAAATTCGCCCTCATCACACCGTACGGCACCGAGAACAACGGCCTGCGCATGCTGTCGGCCGTGATTGCGCGCGAAGGATTCGATGCGCACACGATCTTTTTCAAGATCTGGCGCAACAACGACGTCGTCGCGCCGACGCGGGTCGAGCGTGAACTCCTCTACGCTCACCTCGAACGCATTCGACCGGATGTCGTCGGCATCGGTTTCGGCTCGCCCTATCTTCGGCTCGTCGCCCAAATGAGCCGCGAGATCAAGGCGCGCCTCGGTGTTCCGATCGTCGTCGGCGGTATCCACCCGACCTTCGCGCAGGAAGACTGCGTGGATTTCGCGGACGGCGTGGCGGTGGGCGAGGGTGAGCAGATCATGGCCCAGCTGGCCCGGCGCACCGCGGATGGCGACGACTGGCGCGGCATCGCGGGCCTTCGACTGCCGGGAGATCCCGAGACGCGTCCGGCGCCCCTGATCCGCGATCTCGATTCGCTGCCGTTTCTCGACTACGCGTCGGAAAACAAGGTGACGATCGATGGCCGCGACGTGATTCCCGGCGAGCCTTACGCGAAACTGGGAATCGTGCGGCTGCACGCCAGCCGAGGATGCCCCTACGTGTGCTCGTATTGTTACAACGCGAGTCTGGCCGACGTGTACGGCAAGCGCGTGCCGTTTCGCCGACGTTCGGTCGATTCGGTGCTCGCGGAAATCCGACACGCGAAGACGCATCTTCGCGCGATGCGCCGCATCAAGTTCGACGACGACACGTTCATCTTTCCCCGCTCGTGGATCGAGGAATTTTGCGACAAGTATCCGCGAGAGGTCGGCCTGCCGTTCGACGTCATGTTGAACCCGGAATCGATCCGGGCCGCCGACGTCGAGGATCTGGCGCGCGCGGGTCTCAAGGGCATTCAGATCGGCGTCGAGGCCGCGAGCGAGGAAGAGGCGGCGATGTACGAGCGCAAGGACAGCCGTCGCACGGTCCTGGAGTTCGCGGAGCAGTCGCGTCGGCTCGGTCTTCAGGTCAACTACGACATCATTCTCGACAACCCCATGGCGACGGGCCAAGACCGCCGCGCGATGATCGATCTGCTGACGGCGATGCCGAAACCCATCCGCGTGTACCTCTACTCGCTCAATGCGTTCCCCAAGTCCGGTGTCCACGAAACGCTGATCGACGCGGGCGCCATGAGTGACGCGGAGATCGAGAGCCGCTCGCAAAAAACGTTTCGGCAGTTTCGCGCGACCTTCGATTGGCCGCGCAGTCGCGACGACCGCGCCCATATGGCGCTCGCGGCGCTCGCGGCCAAGCCCTTCGTCCCGTCGTCGTGGGTCCGAAGAGCGGCACGCAGCCGATTTCTCACCCGTCGACCCGGCCTGCTGGTGGCCGCGGCCCGCGCGACGGACCTGATCCGGTTGTATGGGATCGGGTTTGAACGGTTGTTGCACGGCGAGGTGACGTGGGCCAAGGTACGCGAATACGGCTCCTTCCGCAGGTTGCTGACGCAGTGA
- a CDS encoding glycosyltransferase family 2 protein has product MSSESPNRVTACVVTFNNERTISQCLLSALEQSRIDLDIIVVDNASSDSTRDIVRGVGTDRVSLVEQSSNLGFAAAMNLAIERARAPFVLLLNPDVFLEPMCVATLTAHLADRDIAAVQPKLLLDRDERKGIATIDSVGVRVDFARIDARDIGHGLADRGQWNAVRGIFGPTGACALWRRDALLELKERTGIFDERFFAYYEDVDLAWRATRHGYRFSCVPEAVAIHARKNPPHHGVAVDARAFANRWLLFAKNASGARLIRLLPRFALFDLPRLVARTIRRGGHGVAWRRLFLDIPRALLSRRAPNVCKGS; this is encoded by the coding sequence GTGTCCTCGGAGTCGCCCAACCGCGTGACGGCGTGCGTCGTCACGTTCAACAATGAACGCACGATCTCGCAGTGCCTGCTGTCCGCACTCGAACAATCGAGGATCGATCTCGATATCATCGTCGTCGACAACGCCTCGTCGGATTCGACCCGCGACATCGTCCGAGGCGTTGGCACAGATCGGGTCTCCCTCGTGGAACAATCCTCGAATCTTGGATTCGCCGCCGCGATGAATCTCGCGATCGAGCGCGCGCGAGCACCTTTCGTCCTTTTGCTCAATCCCGACGTTTTTCTTGAGCCAATGTGCGTCGCGACACTCACCGCTCACCTCGCGGACCGGGATATTGCCGCCGTGCAACCCAAGCTCCTCCTCGATCGCGATGAACGAAAGGGCATCGCGACCATCGATTCGGTTGGTGTGCGTGTCGATTTCGCCCGCATCGACGCTCGCGACATCGGCCATGGACTGGCCGATCGCGGCCAATGGAACGCCGTGCGCGGGATATTCGGTCCCACGGGCGCATGCGCCCTGTGGCGGCGGGATGCGCTGCTCGAATTGAAGGAACGAACGGGCATCTTCGACGAACGGTTCTTCGCGTATTACGAAGATGTGGATCTGGCGTGGAGGGCGACGAGGCACGGGTATCGGTTCTCGTGCGTCCCGGAGGCCGTTGCGATCCACGCCAGAAAGAACCCGCCGCATCACGGCGTCGCGGTCGACGCGAGGGCGTTCGCGAATCGCTGGCTCCTGTTCGCGAAGAATGCGTCGGGCGCCCGGCTCATTCGCCTGCTTCCCCGGTTTGCGTTGTTCGACCTTCCCCGTCTCGTCGCGCGCACGATCCGGCGCGGAGGTCACGGCGTCGCGTGGCGGCGCCTGTTTCTCGACATTCCGCGCGCGCTCTTGTCGCGTCGGGCGCCAAACGTGTGCAAGGGCTCATAA
- the pseC gene encoding UDP-4-amino-4,6-dideoxy-N-acetyl-beta-L-altrosamine transaminase has product MGRGRLAIDGGRPIRREPISYGRQSIDATDEKAVIAALHSDWLTQGPLVERFESEFAAFVGRKHAVAFCNATAALHGAYEALGVGPGRSLLTSPMTFAATANAALFLGADVHFADVKHDSGLVDPKSLELLLDDGIEDLAVLSVVHYAGALADMNRIPRIARRHGLRLVEDACHALGATGYDSQAGKFGDIAVFSFHPVKPITTAEGGMAVTDSRAFAERMRTFRTHGISKTPEMARRFGPWHNEMRFLGYNYRLSELHSALGLSQLRKFSAFLRRRQVIAASYDEFFADMESVRPLTVPVGTRSAYHLYPILIDERRFRGGRRAVVEALVAEGIVPQVHYVPVNSHPYYRQLGHRPAQTPRALAFSRSVFSLPIFPAMSDADVSDVCNAVEKVVTALRR; this is encoded by the coding sequence ATGGGCCGAGGAAGACTCGCGATCGACGGCGGGCGGCCGATTCGGCGAGAACCCATCTCATATGGACGTCAGTCGATCGACGCGACGGATGAGAAGGCGGTGATCGCCGCGCTGCATTCGGACTGGCTCACGCAGGGCCCGCTGGTCGAGCGCTTCGAGTCGGAGTTCGCCGCGTTCGTGGGTCGCAAACACGCGGTGGCGTTTTGCAACGCGACGGCGGCGTTGCACGGTGCATACGAGGCGCTCGGCGTGGGACCGGGGCGCTCGCTCCTGACCTCTCCGATGACATTCGCGGCCACGGCAAACGCCGCGCTGTTTCTCGGCGCGGACGTGCACTTTGCCGACGTGAAGCACGACAGCGGACTCGTGGATCCGAAGTCGCTCGAATTGTTGCTCGACGACGGGATCGAGGATTTGGCCGTGCTTTCGGTCGTTCACTACGCGGGTGCGCTCGCGGACATGAATCGCATTCCGCGAATCGCGCGGCGCCACGGGCTCCGACTCGTCGAGGACGCGTGCCACGCGCTGGGCGCGACGGGGTACGATTCCCAAGCGGGCAAATTCGGCGATATCGCGGTCTTCTCGTTTCATCCGGTCAAACCGATCACAACGGCCGAGGGCGGCATGGCGGTGACGGACAGCCGCGCGTTCGCCGAGCGGATGCGGACCTTTCGCACGCACGGCATCAGCAAGACGCCGGAGATGGCGCGGCGGTTCGGTCCTTGGCACAACGAAATGCGGTTTCTCGGATACAACTATCGCCTGAGCGAACTCCACAGTGCGCTGGGCCTCTCGCAGCTCCGGAAATTCTCCGCGTTCCTGCGCCGCCGGCAGGTCATCGCCGCTTCGTATGACGAGTTTTTCGCCGACATGGAATCCGTACGTCCGCTCACGGTTCCCGTGGGTACGCGGTCCGCCTATCACCTCTACCCGATCCTGATTGACGAGCGACGTTTTCGGGGCGGTCGCCGGGCGGTGGTCGAGGCTCTGGTCGCGGAGGGGATCGTTCCACAGGTCCACTACGTGCCGGTCAATTCGCATCCGTATTACCGTCAGCTCGGGCATCGCCCCGCGCAAACTCCTCGCGCGCTGGCGTTCTCCCGTTCGGTATTTTCCCTGCCGATCTTTCCGGCCATGAGCGACGCGGATGTCAGCGACGTGTGCAATGCCGTGGAAAAGGTCGTCACCGCACTCCGGCGCTGA